The following are encoded together in the Gordonia insulae genome:
- a CDS encoding BTAD domain-containing putative transcriptional regulator, with protein MSASDSATVIGLLGPVAVGDHCSTPELLVPVPGVRARRLLVSLALADGRTRSAERLIDDVWGDLPPRSPASALHTQISRLRPLLGAGRLEGVAGGYRLIGCRTDLDIVAELIERGGPDALHQADGWWRGAPGDDLGDDAGAGLDADLRARTDRLRDALDERRLAAALASGDFAAAREIADRRCHADPLDESAHVALMRALSGEGRTADALSVFARLRRALSEQLGVDPGAQAVALNAQLVADDRDPAAAETASPDTARVGRPARARTVGLMVDASDLVGREDDIAAVVTLFEGHRLVTIQGPGGVGKTRVAHRIGDVMAESGRPVFYVSLAPIRDGDDVVPAIAAALGVGETDIGGGGRPRLAVGDLGDRLVDAVRGQRAVLILDNCEQVIERCARVVADLLAAEPQLSILTTSRSPLMLPAERIHLLPVLDVGERGAAVELFERRARAIRPAARLPRDEVAELCRHLDGLPLAIELAAARIRTMTVAEISSRLAERFSLLRGADRTAPDRHRTLYAVIEWSWDLLDTDARSAMRRLCRFPAGFTADAAAVVVGQRGYRLVDTLEALVNQSLLTVSENDDRIRYRMLEMVREFGEDKLRGSAEPAGSDESDESDDVDRAMSRWARGFAAEAEAAYETAVDDRLFTWIAADADNLVWVLRRCVGRAEEEHSADAVETIVSVFPTLSGFWMARGLHGEVMSWGARLLYALSKPPVDLDDAMRRRWQFTVLASMAHLLLRRELRGVAIGRYYIRLLHRPDHIFDRPTELLSACVLSRGPLGAMRLVSRATRADDEEVRTAALSIRMNARENFGDLAQALSDGLALRDIAFRHRNAWMSAMTHVTIGSLYGQQAQWETAVGFYRTGIGNLVELGARDDELQARCYLVATLVALGRLDEAGDELALVADGWGPDDPDPQGNPEVIGGMMLGYAELEYARGRIARSADIYWRAARLVKADHPLGAQDPGMVMLISAAVVGLVRAGRPDRTGDFLALLADGVNATFGAIGWHDQPQAGTMAMAAGYTLCQQDHGDPDGPRLLALSRRLGARRDHPGLDFVYTEMPMISGLPAAQWESIVEAVAQLSRRQATDEVRKLLAPRRG; from the coding sequence GTGTCCGCGTCCGACAGCGCGACCGTGATCGGCCTGCTGGGTCCCGTCGCGGTCGGCGACCACTGCAGCACGCCGGAGCTCCTGGTGCCCGTGCCGGGTGTTCGCGCGCGCCGCCTGCTGGTGTCGCTGGCTCTCGCGGACGGGCGGACGCGGTCCGCGGAGCGGCTGATCGACGATGTGTGGGGCGATCTGCCGCCGCGCTCGCCCGCCTCCGCCCTACATACCCAGATCTCGCGGCTGAGGCCCCTGCTCGGGGCCGGTCGTCTCGAGGGTGTCGCCGGCGGGTATCGGCTGATCGGGTGCCGGACCGACCTCGACATCGTCGCGGAACTCATCGAACGGGGCGGGCCGGACGCTCTCCATCAGGCGGACGGCTGGTGGCGTGGTGCCCCCGGCGACGATCTGGGCGACGACGCCGGAGCGGGCCTCGACGCCGACCTGCGCGCGCGGACGGACCGCCTCCGGGATGCGCTCGACGAGCGACGTCTGGCGGCCGCTTTGGCGTCCGGCGACTTCGCCGCTGCCCGCGAGATCGCCGACCGGCGTTGTCATGCAGACCCATTGGATGAATCGGCGCACGTCGCCCTCATGCGGGCACTGTCGGGTGAAGGGCGCACCGCGGACGCCCTGTCGGTGTTCGCACGACTGCGTCGTGCACTGTCCGAGCAGCTCGGCGTGGACCCCGGAGCGCAGGCGGTGGCTCTCAATGCGCAACTGGTGGCCGACGACCGTGATCCTGCGGCTGCGGAGACTGCGTCTCCCGACACCGCGCGCGTTGGGCGTCCCGCCCGGGCGCGCACCGTCGGACTCATGGTCGACGCCTCCGACCTCGTCGGTCGAGAGGACGACATCGCAGCTGTGGTCACCCTTTTCGAGGGTCATCGACTCGTCACGATCCAGGGTCCCGGCGGTGTCGGCAAGACGCGGGTGGCGCATCGCATCGGCGACGTGATGGCGGAATCCGGCCGACCGGTGTTCTATGTGTCGCTCGCACCGATCCGTGACGGCGACGATGTCGTCCCGGCGATCGCCGCGGCGCTCGGAGTTGGTGAGACGGACATCGGTGGCGGCGGTCGTCCACGACTGGCGGTCGGGGATCTCGGCGACCGGTTGGTCGACGCGGTGCGGGGTCAGCGGGCAGTACTCATCCTCGACAACTGTGAGCAGGTCATCGAACGCTGCGCCCGGGTCGTCGCGGATCTCCTTGCCGCCGAACCACAATTGTCGATCCTGACCACCAGTCGCTCGCCACTCATGCTCCCCGCGGAACGGATTCACCTGCTGCCGGTGCTCGACGTCGGGGAGCGTGGGGCGGCCGTCGAGTTGTTCGAGCGGCGGGCACGCGCGATCCGCCCGGCCGCACGGCTGCCTCGAGATGAGGTGGCCGAACTGTGCCGGCACCTCGACGGATTGCCGTTGGCGATCGAACTCGCCGCCGCCCGGATCCGTACGATGACGGTCGCGGAGATCTCCTCCCGGCTCGCCGAGCGTTTCTCGTTGCTCCGTGGCGCCGATCGCACTGCGCCGGACCGTCATCGCACGCTCTACGCGGTGATCGAATGGAGTTGGGATCTCCTCGACACCGATGCCCGGTCGGCGATGCGGCGACTGTGCCGGTTCCCGGCAGGTTTCACCGCCGACGCCGCGGCGGTGGTTGTCGGCCAGCGGGGTTACCGCCTCGTCGACACCCTCGAGGCGTTGGTCAATCAGTCGTTGCTCACCGTCTCCGAGAACGACGACCGGATCCGATATCGGATGCTGGAGATGGTCCGTGAGTTCGGTGAGGACAAACTGCGAGGGTCGGCCGAACCGGCGGGATCGGACGAGTCGGACGAGTCCGACGACGTCGACCGCGCGATGTCGCGTTGGGCCCGTGGGTTCGCCGCCGAGGCCGAGGCCGCATACGAAACGGCGGTCGACGACCGGCTGTTCACCTGGATCGCGGCAGACGCCGACAACCTCGTGTGGGTTCTGCGTCGCTGTGTCGGCCGCGCCGAGGAGGAGCACTCCGCCGACGCCGTCGAGACCATCGTGTCGGTGTTCCCGACCCTGAGCGGTTTCTGGATGGCCCGTGGCCTGCACGGGGAGGTGATGTCATGGGGTGCGCGCCTGCTCTACGCGCTGTCGAAGCCGCCGGTGGATCTCGACGACGCCATGCGACGCCGTTGGCAGTTCACCGTCCTCGCGTCGATGGCGCACCTGCTGTTGCGGCGGGAGCTGCGCGGGGTCGCCATCGGGCGCTACTACATCAGGCTGTTGCATCGCCCCGACCACATCTTCGACAGGCCGACCGAGTTGCTGTCGGCCTGCGTTCTGAGCAGAGGTCCGCTCGGTGCGATGCGCCTCGTCTCCCGCGCCACGCGGGCCGACGACGAAGAGGTCCGGACCGCTGCGCTGTCGATCCGCATGAACGCGCGCGAGAACTTCGGCGATCTCGCGCAGGCCCTGTCGGACGGATTGGCGCTGCGCGATATCGCGTTCCGGCACCGCAACGCGTGGATGTCGGCGATGACCCATGTCACGATCGGCAGCCTCTACGGCCAGCAGGCGCAATGGGAAACCGCAGTCGGGTTCTACCGCACGGGGATCGGCAATCTCGTGGAACTCGGTGCCCGCGACGACGAGTTGCAGGCCCGGTGCTACCTGGTCGCGACGCTCGTCGCGCTCGGACGGCTGGACGAAGCAGGCGACGAACTCGCCCTCGTCGCGGACGGGTGGGGGCCCGACGATCCGGACCCTCAAGGCAATCCCGAGGTGATCGGGGGCATGATGCTCGGCTACGCCGAGCTCGAATACGCGCGTGGGCGGATCGCGCGGTCGGCGGACATCTATTGGCGCGCTGCGCGACTCGTGAAGGCCGACCACCCACTCGGCGCCCAGGACCCGGGGATGGTGATGCTCATCAGTGCTGCAGTGGTCGGGCTGGTGCGGGCCGGGCGACCGGACCGTACCGGCGACTTCCTCGCGCTCCTGGCCGACGGGGTCAACGCGACGTTCGGTGCGATCGGCTGGCACGATCAGCCGCAGGCGGGAACCATGGCGATGGCCGCGGGATACACCCTGTGCCAACAGGATCACGGCGACCCGGATGGCCCGCGCCTGCTGGCGTTGTCCCGGCGACTCGGGGCGCGTCGTGATCATCCGGGACTGGACTTCGTCTACACCGAGATGCCGATGATCTCCGGACTACCTGCGGCACAGTGGGAGTCGATCGTCGAAGCGGTGGCACAGCTGTCGCGACGCCAGGCGACGGACGAGGTCCGCAAGCTCCTGGCGCCGCGACGTGGCTGA
- a CDS encoding SRPBCC family protein, producing the protein MARSYSLEAIDVDFFESAPVTYRIDVNLPVTPQRAWAEFTRQNTLNWCRAIKSIEFTSPPPYGVGTTRKASLGLAGLSEHFFVWDEDATTGNYRNAFHAVTATTPGLKRFGELTEIRPADVGCRLIWLFALELATSAKAVTAFSGPTAATVFKTVETDTVRHFAKFTPQS; encoded by the coding sequence ATGGCGCGCAGCTACTCCCTCGAGGCGATCGACGTCGACTTCTTCGAATCGGCACCGGTCACCTATCGAATCGACGTGAATCTGCCGGTGACACCCCAACGGGCATGGGCCGAGTTCACCCGGCAGAACACGCTGAACTGGTGTCGGGCAATCAAATCCATCGAGTTCACATCGCCCCCACCGTACGGGGTGGGCACCACCCGCAAGGCATCGCTCGGGCTCGCCGGGCTGTCCGAGCACTTCTTCGTCTGGGACGAGGACGCCACCACCGGCAACTACCGCAACGCCTTCCACGCGGTCACGGCCACCACCCCCGGCCTCAAGCGATTCGGTGAACTCACCGAGATCCGACCCGCCGATGTGGGCTGCCGATTGATCTGGCTGTTCGCGCTCGAACTCGCGACGTCGGCCAAGGCGGTCACCGCCTTCTCCGGCCCCACCGCCGCAACCGTGTTCAAAACGGTCGAAACCGACACGGTGCGGCATTTCGCGAAGTTCACGCCCCAGAGCTGA
- the ilvA gene encoding threonine ammonia-lyase has translation MRRTPMIASRVLAEKIGCDVWLKCENLQRTGSFKPRGAYLRISRLSGQERARGVVAASAGNHAQGVAWSAEQLGITSRVYMPTGAALPKIAATKAYGAEVVLEGSTVDEALIAARRFSEETGAVLIHPFDHPDIVAGQATVGVEILDQMPDVDAIVVPLGGGGLLAGIAAAVKRKRPDVTIIGVQAAQAAAWPRSLADGHPVAAISMNTMADGIAVARPGDVPFAHISELVDSVVTVSEESLSTALLLMLERAKLVVEPAGAAAVAAVTAGRLELAGKVCVVVSGGNIDPLLLSHVTTHGLTAAGRFLTVTATVSDRPGGLIALLELLRDRGASVVDVVHSRVADDLYLDEVQVTVSVETRGPEHQREVRRALSEAGFLRE, from the coding sequence ATGCGCCGTACCCCGATGATCGCCTCGCGGGTGCTCGCCGAGAAGATCGGCTGCGATGTGTGGTTGAAATGCGAAAACCTCCAGCGCACAGGCTCATTCAAGCCCCGTGGTGCGTACCTGCGGATCTCACGGCTGTCTGGGCAGGAGCGGGCCCGCGGGGTCGTCGCCGCGAGTGCGGGCAACCATGCACAGGGCGTCGCGTGGTCGGCCGAGCAACTCGGCATCACCTCGCGGGTATACATGCCGACCGGGGCGGCGCTGCCGAAGATCGCCGCGACCAAGGCCTACGGCGCGGAGGTCGTCCTCGAGGGCTCGACCGTGGACGAGGCATTGATCGCCGCACGACGGTTCTCCGAGGAGACCGGGGCGGTGCTGATCCATCCGTTCGACCACCCCGACATCGTCGCGGGCCAGGCGACGGTCGGCGTGGAGATCCTCGACCAGATGCCCGATGTCGATGCGATCGTCGTCCCTCTCGGCGGCGGCGGTCTGCTCGCGGGCATCGCCGCGGCCGTCAAGCGCAAGCGCCCCGACGTCACCATCATCGGCGTGCAGGCCGCCCAGGCCGCCGCCTGGCCGCGATCGCTCGCCGACGGACATCCGGTGGCCGCCATCTCGATGAACACGATGGCCGACGGCATCGCGGTCGCCCGGCCGGGCGACGTCCCGTTCGCGCACATCAGCGAACTGGTCGACTCGGTCGTGACGGTCAGCGAGGAGTCACTGAGCACCGCCCTGCTGCTGATGCTCGAGCGGGCCAAGCTCGTCGTCGAACCGGCGGGAGCGGCCGCGGTCGCCGCGGTGACCGCGGGTCGTCTCGAACTCGCCGGCAAGGTGTGTGTGGTCGTGTCGGGCGGCAACATCGATCCGCTGCTGCTCAGCCATGTCACCACGCACGGTCTGACCGCTGCGGGGCGGTTCCTGACCGTCACCGCCACGGTCTCTGATCGGCCCGGCGGATTGATCGCGCTGCTGGAGTTGCTGCGCGACCGGGGTGCCAGCGTCGTCGACGTCGTCCACTCGCGGGTCGCCGACGATCTCTACCTCGACGAGGTGCAGGTGACCGTCAGCGTGGAGACCCGCGGTCCCGAGCACCAGCGCGAGGTCCGTCGCGCGCTGTCCGAGGCGGGTTTCCTCCGGGAGTGA
- a CDS encoding cystathionine gamma-synthase, whose amino-acid sequence MSEHRSAADSSRWQGFSTQAIHAGYEPDAQTGAVNVPIYASSTFAQDGVGGMRDGFEYARTGNPTRRALEANLAAIEKGTYGRGFASGMAATDALLRATLRPGDHLVIPNDAYGGTFRLIDKVFSQWGITYSAAPVSDVDAIRAAITPATKLVWIETPTNPLLNVGDIEALAAVAHEAGAKLVVDNTFASPYLQQPITLGADVVLHSTTKYLGGHSDVVGGALVTNSEELDDAVAFLQNGAGAVPGPFDAYLTMRGIKTLAVRMDRHCDNAEQVVDFLSTHPKVDSVLYPGLPTHPGHEVAGKQMRRFGGMVSVRVKGGQVAAQEFCARTEVFTLAESLGGIESLIEHPAAMTHASTAGSLLEVPADLVRLSVGIEDIADLLGDLENALS is encoded by the coding sequence ATGAGTGAGCACCGCAGCGCCGCGGATTCGAGCCGCTGGCAAGGTTTTTCCACCCAGGCGATCCACGCCGGCTACGAGCCCGATGCGCAGACCGGTGCGGTGAACGTACCGATCTACGCGAGTTCCACCTTCGCGCAGGATGGTGTCGGGGGGATGCGCGACGGGTTCGAGTACGCGCGCACCGGGAACCCGACCCGCCGCGCACTCGAGGCCAACCTCGCCGCGATCGAAAAAGGCACCTACGGGCGAGGTTTCGCCTCGGGCATGGCCGCGACCGATGCATTGCTGCGGGCCACCCTGCGCCCCGGCGACCACCTGGTGATCCCCAACGACGCGTACGGCGGCACCTTCCGACTGATCGACAAGGTGTTCTCGCAGTGGGGCATCACCTACTCCGCGGCGCCGGTCTCCGATGTCGACGCGATCCGGGCAGCCATCACGCCCGCGACCAAGTTGGTCTGGATCGAGACCCCGACGAATCCGCTGCTCAACGTCGGCGACATCGAGGCGCTCGCCGCCGTGGCGCACGAGGCAGGCGCCAAGCTGGTGGTGGACAACACCTTCGCGTCGCCCTACCTGCAGCAGCCGATAACCCTGGGCGCCGACGTGGTGCTGCACTCGACGACCAAGTACCTCGGCGGCCACTCCGATGTCGTGGGCGGCGCGCTGGTCACCAACAGCGAAGAGCTCGACGATGCGGTGGCGTTCCTGCAGAACGGGGCGGGCGCGGTGCCCGGCCCGTTCGACGCCTACCTCACCATGCGCGGTATCAAGACCCTCGCGGTCCGAATGGATCGCCACTGCGACAACGCCGAGCAGGTGGTCGACTTCTTGTCCACGCATCCCAAGGTCGACTCGGTGCTGTACCCGGGCCTGCCGACCCATCCGGGTCATGAGGTCGCGGGCAAGCAGATGCGACGTTTCGGCGGCATGGTGTCGGTCCGCGTCAAGGGCGGACAGGTCGCGGCCCAGGAGTTCTGCGCCCGCACCGAGGTGTTCACCCTCGCGGAGTCCCTGGGCGGCATCGAATCCCTCATCGAACATCCGGCGGCGATGACCCACGCATCGACGGCAGGTTCGCTGCTGGAGGTTCCGGCGGATCTCGTCCGGCTGTCGGTCGGGATCGAGGACATCGCCGATCTGCTCGGTGATCTCGAGAACGCGCTGAGCTGA
- a CDS encoding cystathionine beta-synthase, protein MRIADHVVDLVGNTPLVKLNSVTNPGSGLVAAKIEYLNPGGSSKDRIAVRMVDAAEQSGALKAGGTIVEPTSGNTGVGLALVAQQRGYKCVFVCPDKVGEDKRNVLRAYGAEVVVCPTAVAPDHPDSYYSVSDRLVREIDGAWKPDQYSNPAGPQSHYETTGPEIWADTDGKITHFVAGVGTGGTITGTGRYLKEVSDGKVKVVGVDPEGSVYSGGTGRPYLVEGVGEDFWPSAYDPSIPDEIIAVSDADSFDMTRRLAREEGLLVGGSCGMAVVAALQVAEREGPDSLVVVLLPDGGRGYLGKIFNDEWMSSYGFLRSPLDGKARESLVGDVLRGKTGALPDLVHTHPQETLRDAIEILREYGVSQMPVVGAEPPVMAGEVAGAVTERDLLSAVFEGRANLADPVSAHMGDPFPLIGSGEPVTAATKALSESDALMVVEDGKPIGVITRHDLLAFVSTHPIVG, encoded by the coding sequence ATGCGCATCGCAGATCATGTCGTGGACCTGGTGGGCAACACCCCGCTGGTCAAGCTCAACTCGGTGACCAATCCCGGTTCTGGCCTGGTCGCAGCCAAGATCGAATACCTCAATCCGGGCGGCAGCAGCAAGGACCGGATCGCCGTGCGGATGGTCGACGCCGCCGAGCAGTCCGGTGCGCTGAAGGCGGGTGGCACCATCGTCGAGCCGACGTCGGGCAACACCGGCGTCGGTCTGGCGCTGGTCGCGCAGCAGCGCGGCTACAAGTGCGTATTCGTGTGCCCCGACAAGGTCGGTGAGGACAAGCGCAACGTCCTGCGTGCCTACGGTGCCGAGGTCGTGGTGTGTCCGACCGCGGTCGCCCCCGACCATCCCGACAGCTACTACAGCGTCTCCGATCGGTTGGTTCGCGAGATCGACGGCGCCTGGAAGCCCGACCAGTACTCGAATCCCGCCGGACCGCAGAGCCACTACGAGACCACCGGTCCGGAGATCTGGGCGGACACCGACGGCAAGATCACGCATTTCGTCGCGGGCGTCGGTACCGGTGGCACCATCACGGGTACCGGCCGCTACCTCAAGGAGGTGTCGGACGGAAAGGTGAAGGTCGTCGGCGTCGACCCGGAGGGCTCCGTCTACTCCGGCGGCACCGGTCGGCCGTACCTCGTCGAGGGTGTCGGTGAGGACTTCTGGCCGTCCGCCTACGATCCGTCGATCCCGGACGAGATCATCGCCGTCTCCGACGCCGATTCGTTCGACATGACGCGACGCCTCGCCCGCGAGGAGGGCCTGCTGGTCGGTGGTTCGTGTGGCATGGCGGTCGTCGCGGCACTCCAGGTGGCCGAGCGTGAGGGGCCTGATTCGCTCGTCGTCGTGCTCCTGCCCGACGGTGGCCGCGGCTACCTGGGCAAGATCTTCAACGACGAGTGGATGAGCAGCTACGGATTCCTGCGCAGCCCGCTCGACGGGAAGGCGCGCGAGTCGTTGGTCGGGGACGTGTTGCGCGGAAAGACCGGCGCACTGCCCGATCTGGTCCACACCCACCCGCAGGAGACGCTGCGTGACGCCATCGAGATCCTGCGTGAGTACGGGGTCTCGCAGATGCCCGTGGTCGGCGCCGAACCGCCGGTGATGGCGGGCGAGGTCGCCGGTGCGGTCACCGAGCGTGACCTGCTCAGTGCCGTGTTCGAGGGCCGCGCCAACCTGGCCGACCCGGTGTCGGCGCACATGGGTGATCCGTTCCCGCTCATCGGTTCCGGTGAACCGGTCACGGCCGCGACCAAGGCACTGTCCGAATCGGATGCGCTGATGGTGGTGGAGGACGGCAAGCCGATCGGCGTGATCACCCGGCACGATCTGCTGGCCTTCGTCAGCACCCACCCCATCGTCGGATAG
- a CDS encoding SGNH/GDSL hydrolase family protein: MDNNRLLRDVGATVAATAASAGASWAAYNYLNGQAAEARTVIPHRTDDAPNGDGIYLPDGTGPHRYTRDSTVDLHLVVFGDSTAAGLGADTADQTPGVQVVRRVSAETGKVIRYGNKAIVGATSKGLVAQIEAMLVTRERPDVAVILIGANDVTASNGIRSSARRLGEAVALLVENGAKVVVGTCPDFGVITAIPQPLRSVLRRWGLQLASAQRGAVRAAGGRPVPMADLLAKEFLAKPEHMFSPDQYHPSAAGYALAADILIPEVLEAIGEWGPAPLPEPPEVSESVEQNRLVSRLRRLVGRPTDQATARE; this comes from the coding sequence ATGGACAACAATCGCCTCCTCCGTGACGTCGGTGCGACCGTGGCGGCCACCGCCGCCAGCGCGGGCGCCTCATGGGCTGCCTACAACTATCTGAACGGTCAGGCGGCCGAGGCGCGCACGGTGATCCCGCACCGCACCGACGACGCCCCCAACGGCGACGGCATCTATCTGCCGGACGGCACGGGCCCGCATCGATACACCCGGGACAGCACAGTCGACCTGCACCTGGTGGTCTTCGGCGACTCGACGGCCGCGGGTCTGGGCGCGGACACGGCCGATCAGACACCGGGGGTCCAGGTGGTCCGGCGCGTGTCCGCCGAGACCGGCAAGGTCATCCGCTACGGCAACAAAGCGATCGTCGGCGCGACATCCAAGGGTCTGGTCGCCCAGATCGAGGCGATGCTCGTCACCCGTGAACGCCCCGACGTCGCGGTGATCCTGATCGGCGCCAACGATGTCACCGCCAGCAACGGGATCCGGTCGTCGGCACGACGCCTCGGTGAGGCGGTCGCCCTGCTCGTGGAGAACGGCGCGAAGGTCGTCGTCGGTACATGTCCGGACTTCGGGGTGATCACCGCGATCCCGCAGCCGCTGCGCAGTGTGCTGCGCCGGTGGGGGTTGCAGCTCGCCTCGGCTCAGCGGGGTGCCGTGCGCGCGGCCGGCGGTCGGCCGGTCCCGATGGCCGATCTGCTGGCCAAGGAATTCCTGGCGAAACCCGAGCACATGTTCTCGCCGGACCAGTACCACCCGTCGGCGGCCGGCTACGCGCTGGCTGCGGACATCCTGATCCCCGAGGTGCTCGAGGCGATCGGCGAATGGGGTCCGGCGCCGCTCCCGGAGCCGCCGGAGGTATCCGAATCGGTGGAACAGAATCGACTGGTCAGTCGGCTTCGCCGCCTGGTGGGACGGCCCACTGACCAAGCAACTGCTAGGGAGTAA
- a CDS encoding acetyl-CoA C-acetyltransferase, translated as MPEAVIVAHARSPIGRAGKGSLKDIRPDELSRQMAAAALAKVPELDVADIEDFHWGIGQPGGQGGYNIARVIAVELGLDHVPGVTVNRYCSSSLQTTRMALHAIRSGEGDVFISGGVESVSSFGISGAADGAPNSKNPVFDEAQARTEQTTQGGAPAWTDPRGQGLIPDVYIPMGQTAENVASFTGISREDQDHWGVRSQNRAEEAIKSGFFAREIDPVTLPDGSIVDTDDGPRAGTTYEKISQLKPVFRPDGTITAGNACPLNDGAAALVIMSDTKAKQLGLTPLARVVATAATGLSPEIMGLGPIEAIRKVLKVSGMSLSDIDLVEINEAFAVQVLGSANELGIDHDKLNVSGGAIALGHPFGMTGARITTTLLNNLQTHDKTFGIESMCVGGGQGMAMVLERLS; from the coding sequence ATGCCTGAAGCAGTCATCGTCGCCCATGCCCGCTCCCCGATCGGCCGTGCCGGCAAGGGGTCCCTCAAAGACATCCGCCCGGACGAGCTCTCCCGCCAGATGGCGGCCGCCGCGCTCGCCAAGGTGCCCGAGCTCGACGTCGCCGACATCGAGGACTTCCACTGGGGCATCGGTCAGCCCGGCGGTCAGGGCGGCTACAACATCGCTCGTGTGATCGCCGTTGAACTCGGCCTCGACCACGTCCCCGGCGTGACCGTCAACCGCTACTGCTCGTCGTCGTTGCAGACCACACGGATGGCGCTGCACGCCATCCGCTCCGGCGAAGGTGATGTGTTCATCTCCGGTGGTGTCGAGAGCGTGTCGAGCTTCGGCATCTCGGGGGCTGCCGACGGCGCACCGAACTCGAAGAACCCGGTGTTCGACGAGGCGCAGGCCCGCACCGAACAGACCACCCAGGGTGGTGCGCCCGCGTGGACCGACCCCCGGGGGCAAGGCCTTATCCCGGATGTCTACATCCCGATGGGTCAGACCGCCGAGAACGTCGCCAGCTTCACCGGCATCTCCCGCGAGGACCAGGATCACTGGGGCGTCCGCAGCCAGAACCGCGCGGAGGAGGCCATCAAGTCGGGCTTCTTCGCCCGCGAGATCGATCCGGTCACCCTCCCCGACGGCAGCATCGTCGACACCGATGACGGCCCGCGCGCGGGCACGACCTACGAGAAGATCTCGCAGCTCAAGCCGGTTTTCCGGCCGGACGGTACCATCACCGCCGGCAACGCCTGCCCGCTCAACGACGGTGCGGCCGCGCTCGTCATCATGAGTGACACGAAGGCCAAGCAGCTCGGCCTCACCCCGCTCGCCCGCGTCGTCGCGACCGCCGCGACCGGCCTATCGCCGGAGATCATGGGCCTCGGCCCGATCGAGGCGATCCGCAAGGTGCTCAAGGTGTCCGGCATGTCGTTGTCGGACATCGATCTCGTCGAGATCAACGAGGCCTTCGCCGTGCAGGTACTGGGCTCGGCGAACGAACTCGGCATCGACCACGACAAGCTCAACGTCTCCGGCGGCGCCATCGCGCTGGGTCACCCGTTCGGGATGACCGGCGCGCGCATCACCACCACCCTGCTGAACAACCTGCAGACCCACGACAAGACCTTCGGCATCGAGTCGATGTGTGTGGGTGGCGGTCAGGGCATGGCGATGGTGCTCGAACGCCTCAGCTGA